A genomic window from Tolypothrix sp. PCC 7910 includes:
- a CDS encoding TIGR01777 family oxidoreductase gives MKIAIAGASGFVGSRLVERLHQEGNSVLVLTRNTAFAQKVFPSQAFPNVEIIAYTPTVSGSWQDAITGCDAVVNLAGEPIAEERWTPEHKKQILNSRQLGTQKIVEAIAKANPKPQVLVNASAIGFYGTSETATFDESSQSGNDFLSEVCLAWEAEANKVKDAGVRLVILRFGIVLGMGGALGKMITPFKLFAGGPIGSGRQWFSWIHLDDVVNLILQAIAKAQMEGVYNATAPNPIRMAELSQTMGQVMHRPSWLPVPALALEALLGDGAKVVLEGQQVLPKRTVESGFQYQYPHLPAALREILK, from the coding sequence ATGAAAATAGCAATTGCTGGAGCATCAGGATTTGTGGGTAGTCGTTTAGTGGAACGGCTGCACCAGGAAGGTAATAGCGTGTTGGTGTTAACTCGTAACACAGCCTTTGCCCAAAAAGTTTTTCCCTCTCAGGCATTCCCCAATGTAGAGATTATTGCCTATACACCCACTGTATCTGGCTCTTGGCAGGATGCTATTACGGGTTGTGATGCTGTAGTGAACTTAGCAGGCGAACCTATCGCTGAGGAACGCTGGACACCGGAACACAAAAAGCAAATTCTTAATAGCCGTCAGTTAGGAACACAAAAAATTGTGGAAGCCATAGCTAAAGCTAACCCCAAACCACAGGTGTTAGTTAATGCCTCAGCTATTGGGTTTTATGGTACTAGTGAGACTGCTACCTTTGACGAAAGCAGCCAATCGGGAAATGATTTTCTGTCTGAAGTTTGTCTCGCCTGGGAAGCAGAAGCGAACAAAGTTAAAGATGCTGGTGTGCGCTTAGTCATTCTCCGGTTTGGTATTGTCTTAGGAATGGGTGGCGCTTTGGGTAAAATGATTACTCCCTTCAAACTCTTTGCCGGTGGGCCCATTGGCAGTGGTAGGCAGTGGTTTTCTTGGATTCATTTAGACGACGTAGTTAATCTGATTCTGCAAGCAATCGCCAAAGCCCAAATGGAAGGCGTATATAATGCTACTGCTCCCAATCCCATCCGTATGGCTGAGTTAAGCCAAACTATGGGTCAAGTAATGCATCGTCCCTCTTGGTTACCCGTTCCCGCTTTAGCATTAGAAGCACTCTTGGGAGACGGAGCAAAAGTAGTTTTGGA
- a CDS encoding FHA domain-containing protein, giving the protein MAGNYIKHIFSNQISSDFSNDASMAAETNESHLLILEDDQGRKEFSLENPIYSIGRDRDCNIRLVSQFVSRRHATLVRLPREQNSHSYYYRIVDGDAKGKLSSNGLMINGRKMPSHDLRNEDEIVFGPQVRAIYYLLRNTHRSGMTDASEYDITLINPGMTDDLEEI; this is encoded by the coding sequence ATGGCAGGAAACTATATTAAACACATCTTCAGCAATCAAATTTCAAGCGATTTTAGTAACGACGCATCAATGGCCGCAGAAACCAACGAAAGCCATCTTCTGATTCTTGAAGACGATCAAGGTCGTAAGGAATTTTCGCTTGAAAATCCCATCTACTCTATTGGTAGAGACCGCGATTGCAATATCCGTTTGGTGTCGCAGTTTGTCTCTCGCCGCCATGCCACATTAGTAAGATTACCACGCGAACAGAATAGCCATAGCTATTATTATCGAATTGTCGATGGCGATGCTAAAGGCAAACTTAGTTCTAACGGTCTCATGATTAATGGACGGAAGATGCCATCCCACGATCTGAGAAATGAAGACGAAATCGTTTTTGGGCCTCAAGTACGTGCCATTTATTACTTGTTAAGAAACACTCATCGTTCAGGTATGACGGATGCTAGTGAGTATGATATTACACTAATCAATCCGGGTATGACTGATGATTTAGAGGAAATCTAA
- a CDS encoding cation-translocating P-type ATPase has translation MQLVPKTNLTPEMMPITEKIILDVGGMKCAGCVKAVERQLTQHPGVKSACVNLATEVAVVESEVGAVDAEQLATHLSANGFPTQPRTAAGEISTREDPEARQRREMQSALKQLLVAGFLLVLSGIGHFSTISGVTLPFLNNIWFHCGLATVAILFPGRPILVDGWLGWRRNAPNMNTLIGLGTLTAYTASLVALIFPQMGWECFFDEPVMMLGFILLGRTLEQQARGRAAAAFRQLLALQPQIARLIANPEKIGQESNGASRDAVIGSASIEIPAEQVRVGEWLQILPGDKIPVDGEVRLGQTTVDESMLTGEAVPVIKQPGDFVTAGTINQSGAIAIQATRTGSDTTLGHIVALVEDAQTRKAPVQKLADTVAGYFTYGVLAAASLTFIFWYFLGVHIWPDIAMSTSMEMAHHSPLSTSHSALTAHYSPLLISLKLAIAVMVVACPCALGLATPTAILVGTGLGAERGLLIKGGDVLERVHQLDTVVFDKTGTLTTGNPTVTDCLLIEEVGSEGEYSLVANPQSLLQFAAAVESGTYHPLAKAIQQEAQRQELTIPEAVDFHTEPGLGVSAVVQGKNVLLGNWEWLSWHGIAISDTAQQLSQKLAAEGKTVVCVAVDGILTGIIGVADTLRPDAKATVDKLRQMGLRVMLLSGDRQEAASAIGKQLGLSNDDVIAGVPPSKKAAAIQSLQVGETINISKSKSIVAMVGDGINDAPALSQADVGIALYSGSDVAMETAAIVLMRDRLSDVVESIHLSRATFNKIRQNLFWAFAYNTIGIPLAAGVLLPSLGFLLSPSGAAALMAFSSVSVVSNSVLLRRLAHRP, from the coding sequence AACTTGTTCCCAAAACGAATCTCACCCCAGAAATGATGCCCATTACAGAGAAAATAATTCTGGATGTTGGGGGCATGAAGTGTGCTGGGTGTGTGAAAGCAGTAGAAAGGCAGCTAACTCAACATCCAGGAGTCAAGAGTGCCTGTGTGAACCTGGCGACTGAGGTCGCAGTTGTAGAGTCAGAAGTGGGCGCAGTTGATGCCGAACAATTGGCAACGCATTTGAGTGCCAATGGCTTCCCAACTCAACCACGAACAGCCGCAGGTGAAATATCTACCCGAGAAGACCCAGAAGCACGACAGCGCCGAGAAATGCAATCTGCACTCAAGCAGTTATTGGTTGCTGGCTTCCTACTAGTTTTGTCAGGAATTGGGCATTTTAGTACGATTAGCGGTGTAACGTTGCCATTTTTAAATAACATCTGGTTCCATTGTGGACTGGCAACAGTGGCAATCCTATTTCCCGGTCGCCCGATTTTAGTTGATGGCTGGCTAGGCTGGCGGCGAAATGCGCCCAATATGAATACTTTGATAGGTTTGGGAACCCTAACAGCCTATACAGCCAGTTTGGTGGCGCTAATCTTCCCGCAAATGGGTTGGGAGTGCTTTTTTGATGAACCAGTGATGATGTTAGGCTTCATTCTTTTGGGGCGCACATTAGAACAACAAGCTAGAGGTCGCGCTGCGGCAGCATTTCGCCAACTGCTAGCATTACAACCACAAATAGCGCGGTTGATTGCTAATCCTGAGAAAATTGGGCAAGAAAGTAATGGTGCAAGTCGAGATGCTGTTATCGGTTCTGCTAGCATCGAGATTCCAGCAGAACAAGTGCGAGTTGGTGAATGGCTACAGATACTACCTGGCGATAAAATCCCGGTAGATGGCGAGGTGCGGTTAGGGCAAACCACGGTTGATGAGTCGATGTTGACAGGGGAAGCTGTACCAGTCATCAAACAACCTGGAGATTTTGTTACAGCAGGTACTATTAATCAATCAGGCGCGATCGCAATCCAAGCCACCCGTACAGGTAGCGATACCACATTAGGCCATATTGTTGCCCTGGTGGAAGATGCCCAAACCCGCAAAGCACCTGTTCAGAAATTAGCTGATACGGTAGCTGGTTACTTTACCTATGGTGTTTTAGCAGCCGCTTCATTAACCTTTATCTTTTGGTACTTCTTAGGTGTCCACATCTGGCCAGATATTGCCATGTCAACCAGCATGGAAATGGCTCACCACTCCCCACTTAGCACTTCCCACTCAGCACTTACCGCTCATTATTCTCCACTCCTGATCAGCTTAAAATTAGCGATCGCAGTCATGGTGGTGGCTTGTCCTTGTGCTTTAGGTTTGGCTACACCTACAGCCATTCTTGTTGGGACTGGCTTAGGTGCAGAACGGGGTTTGTTAATTAAAGGTGGTGACGTTTTAGAACGAGTTCACCAGCTAGATACAGTAGTTTTTGATAAAACAGGCACGTTGACTACAGGTAATCCCACTGTTACAGATTGTCTGCTAATTGAAGAAGTAGGCTCTGAGGGCGAATATTCTCTAGTTGCTAACCCCCAATCCCTCCTGCAATTTGCTGCGGCTGTAGAAAGCGGCACATACCATCCTCTTGCTAAAGCCATTCAGCAGGAAGCACAACGACAAGAATTAACTATACCTGAGGCTGTAGACTTCCACACAGAACCAGGACTAGGTGTATCGGCTGTAGTCCAAGGTAAAAATGTCTTGTTGGGAAATTGGGAATGGCTGAGTTGGCACGGAATTGCCATTAGTGACACTGCACAACAATTAAGCCAGAAATTAGCCGCAGAGGGTAAAACAGTTGTTTGTGTGGCAGTAGACGGGATTTTAACTGGAATTATCGGCGTTGCTGATACCCTGAGACCAGATGCCAAAGCTACAGTCGATAAATTACGCCAGATGGGTTTACGGGTAATGTTACTCAGTGGCGATCGCCAAGAAGCAGCGAGTGCGATCGGTAAACAACTGGGACTAAGTAACGATGATGTCATTGCTGGTGTTCCCCCAAGCAAAAAAGCTGCTGCTATCCAATCTCTTCAGGTTGGGGAAACAATCAACATCTCCAAATCAAAATCTATTGTGGCAATGGTGGGAGATGGAATTAATGATGCGCCTGCTTTATCGCAAGCAGATGTAGGAATTGCTTTATATTCTGGTTCCGATGTAGCGATGGAAACTGCTGCTATTGTATTAATGCGCGATCGCCTCAGCGATGTTGTGGAATCAATTCACCTCAGTCGTGCCACTTTCAACAAAATCCGGCAGAATTTATTCTGGGCTTTTGCATATAATACAATTGGTATTCCCTTAGCAGCAGGTGTTTTATTACCGAGTTTGGGTTTTCTCCTTAGCCCATCTGGTGCCGCCGCATTAATGGCATTCAGCTCAGTTAGTGTTGTTAGTAACTCAGTTTTATTACGGCGTTTGGCTCATCGACCGTAA